The following proteins are co-located in the Oryzias melastigma strain HK-1 linkage group LG8, ASM292280v2, whole genome shotgun sequence genome:
- the LOC112146215 gene encoding polycomb protein suz12-A: protein MAPHKQSSVGGHPVGFAAGGKANGFCQQSSAVMAAAKKPNMQLLQADHELFLQAFEKPTQIYRFLRTRNLIAPIFLHRTLTYMSHRNSRSSTCRKSSRVDNLLFNIEKMKGEQELQSLTSNLQLTFTGFFHKAGKPSQDSENEQNSVSLEVLLVKVCHKKRKDVTCPVKQVPTGKKQVPLNPDTGAAVQVKPGSLPVLLVPCSEFEPSNSHLVKSYSLLFRVSVPGCPRAQTNGENHHGRDFSEDAVGRKRRSSSLREEDAETTFVAQMTVFDKNRRLQLLDGEYEVSMQEMEECPVGRKRATWETMLDGKRLPPFESFSQGPTLQFHLRWTSDAAGRSTAPVAKPLATRNSDTNQDSRPSTLRAVHTPAVKESLSADVQTRREQISAEPRHKLRIFYQFQYNNNTRQQTEARDDLHCPWCTLNCRKLYSLLKHLKLSHSRFVFNYVPHPKGAKVEVSINECYDGSYVGNPQDVHSQPGFAFSRNGPVKRTPVTHVLVCRPKRVKPSLSEFLESEDGDREQHPRTYISGHNRLYFHSDSCLPLRPQEMDEDSEDERDPDWLKEKTVKQIEEFTDVNEGEKEIMKLWNLHVMKHGFIADNQMNEACRLFAEQHAALVVERSLCRNFLLHLISMHDFNLISTATIDRAVAKLRLLQSQAARAGEEDEEEEEEDWETAVESQPEMDPDPDLFNNCSEEAANGGSEEEEHGGGGAEAEGKQKLFGSVLK from the exons ATGGCTCCACACAAGCAGAGCTCGGTCGGAGGCCACCCGGTGGGCTTTGCCGCTGGAGGAAAAGCCAACGGGTTCTGCCAGCAGTCCTCCGCCGTGATGGCTGCTGCCAAGAAGCCCAACATGCAGCTCCTGCAAGCCGACCACGAGCTGTTCCTGCAGGCCTTCGAGA agcCAACACAGATCTACAGGTTCCTCCGCACCAGGAACTTGATCGCT CCCATATTCCTGCACAGGACGCTCACATACATGTCCCACAGGAACTCCCGCAGCAGCACCTGCAG GAAGAGTTCCAGAGTCGACAATCTGCTGTTCAACATAGAGAAGATGAAAGGCGAGCAGGAGCTTCAGAG CCTAACGTCTAATCTGCAGCTCACCTTCACGGGATTCTTCCACAAAGCTG GAAAACCGTCTCAGGACAGCGAGAACGAGCAGAACTCGGTGTCTCTGGAGGTTCTGCTGGTCAAAGTTTGCCACAAGAAGAGGAAG GACGTCACCTGTCCGGTGAAGCAGGTCCCCACAGGGAAGAAGCAGGTTCCCCTCAACCCGGACACCGGCGCCGCCGTTCAGGTCAAACCGGGTTCCCTCCCCGTCCTGCTGGTTCCCTGCAGTGAGTTTGAGCCCAGCAACTCCCACCTGGTCAAGTCGTACTCGCTGCTGTTCAGAGTGTCCGTGCCGGGGTGTCCTCGAGCCCAGACGAACGGAGAGAATCACCACGGCCGCG ACTTCTCAGAGGACGCAGTcggcaggaagaggaggagctcctCTCTGAGGGAGGAGGATGCAGAAACCACCTTTGTGGCTCAGATGACGGTCTTCGATAAGAACAG gcggctgcagctgctggacggGGAGTACGAGGTCTCCATGCAGGAGATGGAGGAGTGTCCCGTCGGCAGGAAGAGGGCCACGTGGGAGACCATGCTGGACGGGAAG CGTTTGCCGCCGTTTGAGAGCTTCTCTCAGGGCCCGACGCTGCAGTTCCACCTGCGCTGGACCAGCGACGCCGCCGGCCGCTCCACCGCGCCCGTGGCCAAGCCTCTGGCCACCCGCAACTCCGACACCAACCAGGACAGCCGACCCAGCACGCTGAGAGCCGTGCACACGCCCG CCGTCAAAGAGTCGCTGAGCGCCGACGTCCAGACCAGGAGGGAGCAGATCTCCGCCGAGCCTCGCCACAAGCTGAGGATCTTCTACCAG TTCCAGTACAACAACAACACGCGGCAGCAGACGGAAGCCAGAGACGACCTGCACTGCCCCTGGTGCACGCTGAACTGCAGGAAGCTGTACAGCCTGCTGAAACACCTGAAGCTGTCGCACTCCCGCTTCGTCTTCAACTACGTG CCCCATCCTAAAGGAGCGAAGGTGGAGGTGTCCATCAACGAGTGCTACGACGGCTCCTACGTCGGGAACCCTCAGGACGTCCACAGCCAGCCGGGCTTCGCCTTCAGCCGGAACGGCCCCGTCAAGAGGACGCCCGTCACCCACGTCCTGGTCTGCAG GCCTAAACGGGTGAAGCCGAGCCTGTCGGAGTTCCTGGAGTCGGAGGACGGCGACCGGGAGCAGCATCCGCGGACGTACATCAGCGGCCACAACCGGCTGTACTTCCACAGCGACAGCTGCCTGCCGCTGCGGCCGCAGGAGATGGACGAGGACAGCGAGGACGAGAGGGATCCCGACTGGCTGAAGGAGAAGACGGTGAAG CAAATCGAGGAGTTCACGGACGTCAACGAGGGCGAGAAGGAGATCATGAAGCTGTGGAACCTGCACGTCATGAAGCACGG CTTCATCGCCGACAACCAGATGAACGAGGCGTGCCGGCTGTTCGCCGAGCAGCACGCCGCCCTGGTGGTGGAGCGCAGCCTCTGCCGCAACTTCCTGCTGCACCTGATCAGCATGCACGACTTCAACCTGATCAGCACGGCCACCATCGACCGGGCCGTGGccaagctccgcctcctgcagAGCCAGGCCGCCCGGGCAGgcgaggaggacgaggaggaggaagaggaggactgGGAGACGGCTGTGGAGTCGCAGCCGGAGATGGACCCTGATCCCGACCTGTTCAATAACTGCAGCGAGGAGGCCGCCAACGGAGgctcggaggaggaggagcatggagggggcggagctgagGCAGAGGGGAAGCAGAAACTCTTCGGCTCGGTTCTGAAGTGA
- the tsen54 gene encoding tRNA-splicing endonuclease subunit Sen54 isoform X1 — translation MDSAFWVPCMPIKLFIYYLKCSNTSEHKELFIFHGCMGAMTRRRSAAAAGSNMADLNKAAREDFYNEVLSPSELFAARSRSRKIPVRGQKDFFPDDSDEQRQRLQQSLDEHWSLISEERVERLGNLVKGVWMPRRRLVELQSPAGKFWQTMGFSADGRQYLLPEEALYLMECGSVQIFHEDLPISIQDGYEMFLSADAVTLQQFQVFGHLKRLGYVVHRFDPSAEPSPYARQLNLPLSRGRAGRALKRRRSSSPTQTCSSEHAQEEDMEEEQVSSERQPAPAEENDPGTSAGEGRSWWTSEQHVDPKQTHSSAPSRWDFSGIAFPDLGSGEGLVAPPDPALLPGGLSVGVCDVASWRQKVNLRRVRESAREQRREELQSRRMQEWSREVQRCRNWVEYQELLERRGAEHQGRPAHLWSGEVTPLHDPAQPVTTAELLEKIRVIKPSHLLDGASRLSGSDPWRISFNVYQPDSAADFKKSKPGRPYARMCVCSFHGPVPDLRVIKQLASQSGDVPVVFAVVDYGDISFYTFKDFQLPQDVHP, via the exons ATGGATTCAGCCTTTTGGGTGCCTTGCATGCCgataaaattattcatttattatctCAAGTGTTCAAATACATCAGAACATAAAGAGTTATTCATATTTCATGGCTGCATGG GCGCTATGACCCGGCGGAGGAGTGCAGCTGCAGCCGGAAGCAACATGGCGGACCTAAACAAGGCAGCGCGCGAGGATTTCTACAACGAAGTTCTCAG TCCCTCGGAGCTGTTTGCAGCCCGATCCCGCAGTCGGAAGATCCCGGTCCGAGGACAGAAGGACTTCTTCCCGGATGACTCCGACGAGCAGAGGCAGCGGCTGCAGCAGAGTCTGGATGAACACTGGAGCCTCATTTCTGAGGAGAGGGTGGAGCGTCT AGGAAACCTGGTGAAAGGTGTGTGGATGCCCCGCCGGCGGCTGGTGGAGCTGCAGTCTCCTGCT GGGAAGTTCTGGCAGACGATGGGCTTCTCTGCAGACGGACGGCAGTACCTGCTCCCTGAAGAGGCGCTGTAcctgatggagtgt GGGAGCGTGCAGATCTTCCACGAGGACCTGCCCATCTCCATCCAGGACGGGTACGAGATGTTCCTGTCTGCGGACGCCGTGACGCTGCAGCAGTTTCAG GTGTTTGGGCATCTGAAGAGGCTCGGCTACGTGGTGCACAGGTTTGATCCCAG CGCCGAGCCGTCACCGTACGCCCGGCAGCTGAACCTCCCTCTGTCCCGGGGCAGAGCAGGACGGGCGCTGaagaggaggcggagctccagCCCCACGCAGACCTGCAG CAGCGAGCACGCTCAGGAGGAGGacatggaggaggagcaggtcaGCTCCGAGCGCCAGCCAGCGCCGGCGGAGGAGAACGACCCCGGGACCTCTGCAGGCGAGGGCAGGTCGTGGTGGACGTCTGAGCAGCACGTGGATCCAAAACAGACtcacagctccgccccctcgcGCTGGGACTTCAGCGGGATCGCTTTCCCGGACCTGGGCTCCGGGGAGGGCCTCGTGGCGCCGCCGGACCCCGCCCTGCTGCCCGGAGGCCTGAGCGTGGGCGTGTGTGACGTGGCGTCCTGGAGGCAGAAGGTCAACCTGCGGAGGGTCAGAGAGTCTGCGCgggagcagaggagggaggagctcCAGTCCAGGCGCATGcaggagtggagcagggag GTTCAGCGGTGCAGAAACTGGGTGGAGTATCAGGAGCTCCTGGAGAGGCGAGGGGCGGAGCATCAGGGCCGACCGGCTCACCTGTGGAGCGGCGAGGTCACGCCCTTACATGACCCGGCCCAGCCCGTCACCACAG CGGAGCTGCTGGAGAAGATCCGGGTCATCAAACCGTCTCACCTGCTGGACGGAGCGTCCAG GTTAAGCGGTTCTGACCCATGGAggatcagcttcaacgtttacCAGCCAGACTCGGCGGCTGATTTCAAGAAGAGCAAACCGGGCAGGCCGTACGCGCGCATGTGCGTGTGCAG ctTCCACGGCCCGGTGCCGGACCTGCGGGTCATCAAGCAGCTGGCCTCCCAGAGCGGAGACGTCCCCGTCGTCTTCGCCGTGGTGGACTACGGAGACATCTCCTTTTACACCTTCAAGGACTTCCAGCTGCCCCAGGACGTTCACCCCTGA
- the tsen54 gene encoding tRNA-splicing endonuclease subunit Sen54 isoform X3, with translation MDSAFWVPCMPIKLFIYYLKCSNTSEHKELFIFHGCMGAMTRRRSAAAAGSNMADLNKAAREDFYNEVLSPSELFAARSRSRKIPVRGQKDFFPDDSDEQRQRLQQSLDEHWSLISEERVERLGNLVKGVWMPRRRLVELQSPAGKFWQTMGFSADGRQYLLPEEALYLMECGSVQIFHEDLPISIQDGYEMFLSADAVTLQQFQVFGHLKRLGYVVHRFDPSAEPSPYARQLNLPLSRGRAGRALKRRRSSSPTQTCSSEHAQEEDMEEEQVSSERQPAPAEENDPGTSAGEGRSWWTSEQHVDPKQTHSSAPSRWDFSGIAFPDLGSGEGLVAPPDPALLPGGLSVGVCDVASWRQKVNLRRVRESAREQRREELQSRRMQEWSREVQRCRNWVEYQELLERRGAEHQGRPAHLWSGEVTPLHDPAQPVTTAELLEKIRVIKPSHLLDGASRLSGSDPWRISFNVYQPDSAADFKKSKPGRPYARMCVCSVSSRSNSEV, from the exons ATGGATTCAGCCTTTTGGGTGCCTTGCATGCCgataaaattattcatttattatctCAAGTGTTCAAATACATCAGAACATAAAGAGTTATTCATATTTCATGGCTGCATGG GCGCTATGACCCGGCGGAGGAGTGCAGCTGCAGCCGGAAGCAACATGGCGGACCTAAACAAGGCAGCGCGCGAGGATTTCTACAACGAAGTTCTCAG TCCCTCGGAGCTGTTTGCAGCCCGATCCCGCAGTCGGAAGATCCCGGTCCGAGGACAGAAGGACTTCTTCCCGGATGACTCCGACGAGCAGAGGCAGCGGCTGCAGCAGAGTCTGGATGAACACTGGAGCCTCATTTCTGAGGAGAGGGTGGAGCGTCT AGGAAACCTGGTGAAAGGTGTGTGGATGCCCCGCCGGCGGCTGGTGGAGCTGCAGTCTCCTGCT GGGAAGTTCTGGCAGACGATGGGCTTCTCTGCAGACGGACGGCAGTACCTGCTCCCTGAAGAGGCGCTGTAcctgatggagtgt GGGAGCGTGCAGATCTTCCACGAGGACCTGCCCATCTCCATCCAGGACGGGTACGAGATGTTCCTGTCTGCGGACGCCGTGACGCTGCAGCAGTTTCAG GTGTTTGGGCATCTGAAGAGGCTCGGCTACGTGGTGCACAGGTTTGATCCCAG CGCCGAGCCGTCACCGTACGCCCGGCAGCTGAACCTCCCTCTGTCCCGGGGCAGAGCAGGACGGGCGCTGaagaggaggcggagctccagCCCCACGCAGACCTGCAG CAGCGAGCACGCTCAGGAGGAGGacatggaggaggagcaggtcaGCTCCGAGCGCCAGCCAGCGCCGGCGGAGGAGAACGACCCCGGGACCTCTGCAGGCGAGGGCAGGTCGTGGTGGACGTCTGAGCAGCACGTGGATCCAAAACAGACtcacagctccgccccctcgcGCTGGGACTTCAGCGGGATCGCTTTCCCGGACCTGGGCTCCGGGGAGGGCCTCGTGGCGCCGCCGGACCCCGCCCTGCTGCCCGGAGGCCTGAGCGTGGGCGTGTGTGACGTGGCGTCCTGGAGGCAGAAGGTCAACCTGCGGAGGGTCAGAGAGTCTGCGCgggagcagaggagggaggagctcCAGTCCAGGCGCATGcaggagtggagcagggag GTTCAGCGGTGCAGAAACTGGGTGGAGTATCAGGAGCTCCTGGAGAGGCGAGGGGCGGAGCATCAGGGCCGACCGGCTCACCTGTGGAGCGGCGAGGTCACGCCCTTACATGACCCGGCCCAGCCCGTCACCACAG CGGAGCTGCTGGAGAAGATCCGGGTCATCAAACCGTCTCACCTGCTGGACGGAGCGTCCAG GTTAAGCGGTTCTGACCCATGGAggatcagcttcaacgtttacCAGCCAGACTCGGCGGCTGATTTCAAGAAGAGCAAACCGGGCAGGCCGTACGCGCGCATGTGCGTGTGCAG CGTTTCCTCCAGATCAAACTCTGAAGTTTAG
- the tsen54 gene encoding tRNA-splicing endonuclease subunit Sen54 isoform X2, with product MTRRRSAAAAGSNMADLNKAAREDFYNEVLSPSELFAARSRSRKIPVRGQKDFFPDDSDEQRQRLQQSLDEHWSLISEERVERLGNLVKGVWMPRRRLVELQSPAGKFWQTMGFSADGRQYLLPEEALYLMECGSVQIFHEDLPISIQDGYEMFLSADAVTLQQFQVFGHLKRLGYVVHRFDPSAEPSPYARQLNLPLSRGRAGRALKRRRSSSPTQTCSSEHAQEEDMEEEQVSSERQPAPAEENDPGTSAGEGRSWWTSEQHVDPKQTHSSAPSRWDFSGIAFPDLGSGEGLVAPPDPALLPGGLSVGVCDVASWRQKVNLRRVRESAREQRREELQSRRMQEWSREVQRCRNWVEYQELLERRGAEHQGRPAHLWSGEVTPLHDPAQPVTTAELLEKIRVIKPSHLLDGASRLSGSDPWRISFNVYQPDSAADFKKSKPGRPYARMCVCSFHGPVPDLRVIKQLASQSGDVPVVFAVVDYGDISFYTFKDFQLPQDVHP from the exons ATGACCCGGCGGAGGAGTGCAGCTGCAGCCGGAAGCAACATGGCGGACCTAAACAAGGCAGCGCGCGAGGATTTCTACAACGAAGTTCTCAG TCCCTCGGAGCTGTTTGCAGCCCGATCCCGCAGTCGGAAGATCCCGGTCCGAGGACAGAAGGACTTCTTCCCGGATGACTCCGACGAGCAGAGGCAGCGGCTGCAGCAGAGTCTGGATGAACACTGGAGCCTCATTTCTGAGGAGAGGGTGGAGCGTCT AGGAAACCTGGTGAAAGGTGTGTGGATGCCCCGCCGGCGGCTGGTGGAGCTGCAGTCTCCTGCT GGGAAGTTCTGGCAGACGATGGGCTTCTCTGCAGACGGACGGCAGTACCTGCTCCCTGAAGAGGCGCTGTAcctgatggagtgt GGGAGCGTGCAGATCTTCCACGAGGACCTGCCCATCTCCATCCAGGACGGGTACGAGATGTTCCTGTCTGCGGACGCCGTGACGCTGCAGCAGTTTCAG GTGTTTGGGCATCTGAAGAGGCTCGGCTACGTGGTGCACAGGTTTGATCCCAG CGCCGAGCCGTCACCGTACGCCCGGCAGCTGAACCTCCCTCTGTCCCGGGGCAGAGCAGGACGGGCGCTGaagaggaggcggagctccagCCCCACGCAGACCTGCAG CAGCGAGCACGCTCAGGAGGAGGacatggaggaggagcaggtcaGCTCCGAGCGCCAGCCAGCGCCGGCGGAGGAGAACGACCCCGGGACCTCTGCAGGCGAGGGCAGGTCGTGGTGGACGTCTGAGCAGCACGTGGATCCAAAACAGACtcacagctccgccccctcgcGCTGGGACTTCAGCGGGATCGCTTTCCCGGACCTGGGCTCCGGGGAGGGCCTCGTGGCGCCGCCGGACCCCGCCCTGCTGCCCGGAGGCCTGAGCGTGGGCGTGTGTGACGTGGCGTCCTGGAGGCAGAAGGTCAACCTGCGGAGGGTCAGAGAGTCTGCGCgggagcagaggagggaggagctcCAGTCCAGGCGCATGcaggagtggagcagggag GTTCAGCGGTGCAGAAACTGGGTGGAGTATCAGGAGCTCCTGGAGAGGCGAGGGGCGGAGCATCAGGGCCGACCGGCTCACCTGTGGAGCGGCGAGGTCACGCCCTTACATGACCCGGCCCAGCCCGTCACCACAG CGGAGCTGCTGGAGAAGATCCGGGTCATCAAACCGTCTCACCTGCTGGACGGAGCGTCCAG GTTAAGCGGTTCTGACCCATGGAggatcagcttcaacgtttacCAGCCAGACTCGGCGGCTGATTTCAAGAAGAGCAAACCGGGCAGGCCGTACGCGCGCATGTGCGTGTGCAG ctTCCACGGCCCGGTGCCGGACCTGCGGGTCATCAAGCAGCTGGCCTCCCAGAGCGGAGACGTCCCCGTCGTCTTCGCCGTGGTGGACTACGGAGACATCTCCTTTTACACCTTCAAGGACTTCCAGCTGCCCCAGGACGTTCACCCCTGA